CATTAACACCTAGGAGAAGTCCTAAGATTCAAAAACCTCATTCAACTGAGGGTTCAAGCTTAATTCAATCAGTCATTGTTGTTAATACAGGTCAGAAAACCCCTGTTATGAAAACAAGAACACAAGGTCTAAGTAACATTAGTCCTGTTAATGTTGGTTATAGTACTTCTCTGCTGTTTGGCACTGAGTTGAATGCAGATATCCCATCATTCAATTTAGGGATTTCTCAAGAAGACCCTGCCCTTGTCAAACCTACAAATAACTTAGAACCTGACCTAATAAAGAACAGTGATATCAAACCTCCAGATAACTTGCAACCTGACACAGGGAATAACACTGAAGCTAAACGTCAGccaaagaaaaaatcaattgcGAAAAAACGTGTTGGATTTGCACATTTGAACTCTAAAAAGAGAAAAGTAGATGTTAacacaaaacaaaaagaaatcaTTGATGATGACGATGACGATTTTGTGGATGAGGTACCTATTCGAAGGTCAACGTCTAAGG
This sequence is a window from Solanum dulcamara chromosome 10, daSolDulc1.2, whole genome shotgun sequence. Protein-coding genes within it:
- the LOC129904916 gene encoding uncharacterized protein LOC129904916 yields the protein MNETLTPRRSPKIQKPHSTEGSSLIQSVIVVNTGQKTPVMKTRTQGLSNISPVNVGYSTSLLFGTELNADIPSFNLGISQEDPALVKPTNNLEPDLIKNSDIKPPDNLQPDTGNNTEAKRQPKKKSIAKKRVGFAHLNSKKRKVDVNTKQKEIIDDDDDDFVDEVPIRRSTSKVKFGKKKHKRN